In the genome of Flexistipes sinusarabici DSM 4947, one region contains:
- a CDS encoding type I restriction enzyme HsdR N-terminal domain-containing protein, whose product MDYKIIKQYLDKQNIKVVETYDFEKKKVKYSEKIKGWKIDKFRGDEEIVRAFVLAKLVNELGYKPENIEIEKEYDIGRPKVNKPRIDVIVRDNEGNAFLYIELKSPQDYEKDKDEVIEKQLFNLASQEKGQGYDVKYLTLFSIEIVNGEIKDKCIIIDYDKFPSFDSWEKVRDFSDEIPARYGLAQKEPYVKGGKKDLETNFSKEQLDNMRKGLHNVLWGGGGTDDNDVFASLVNIILAKIQDEDEKETGNKWGQVSYA is encoded by the coding sequence ATGGATTACAAAATCATCAAACAATATTTAGACAAACAAAACATCAAGGTTGTTGAAACCTATGATTTTGAAAAAAAGAAAGTTAAATATTCTGAAAAAATAAAAGGCTGGAAAATTGATAAATTTAGAGGCGATGAAGAAATTGTCAGGGCTTTTGTTCTTGCTAAACTTGTAAATGAATTAGGCTACAAACCTGAAAACATTGAAATTGAAAAAGAATATGACATTGGCAGACCAAAAGTAAACAAGCCAAGAATAGATGTTATTGTTAGAGATAATGAAGGCAATGCTTTTCTTTATATTGAATTAAAAAGTCCACAAGATTATGAAAAAGACAAAGATGAAGTTATTGAAAAACAGCTTTTTAATCTTGCTTCCCAAGAAAAAGGTCAAGGCTATGATGTAAAATACTTAACTCTTTTTTCAATAGAAATAGTCAATGGTGAGATTAAAGATAAATGTATTATTATTGATTATGATAAATTTCCTTCTTTTGATTCATGGGAAAAAGTAAGAGATTTTTCTGATGAAATTCCTGCAAGATATGGTCTTGCTCAAAAAGAGCCTTATGTAAAAGGTGGGAAAAAAGATTTAGAAACAAACTTTTCCAAAGAACAGTTAGATAATATGAGAAAAGGGCTCCATAATGTCCTTTGGGGTGGTGGCGGAACTGATGACAATGATGTTTTTGCCTCACTTGTAAATATTATTTTGGCGAAAATTCAAGATGAAGACGAAAAAGAAACAGGAAATAAATGGGGTCAGGTAAGTTATGCTTAG